Below is a window of Cherax quadricarinatus isolate ZL_2023a chromosome 88, ASM3850222v1, whole genome shotgun sequence DNA.
GACAACATTACATTTCAAACTAATTTGTATGCCAGGCAAAAAGACATACATACTACTTTTcaaacagattctgaggaaatgaCTAGGTTTATAGGTATTCTGTTGTATATGGGTTACACTGTACAGCCATCCATTGAGGACTATTGGAGAAGTGCAAGTAGGACAATTCAAGTTGCAGAAGTCATGGGATCAAAGAGGTTTAGGTTGCTGAGGCGTACCATTCATTTCAATGATAACACACAAAagaaggataatgacagattctacaaaATAAGGCCTCTTTACAATGGACTAACTAAAGCTTGCTTGaaagttccagctacacccaagcagtctgttgatgaagttatggttgctttcaagggtaaaacagctggaaacctaaggcaaaacatcaaaaacaaaccagacaagtggggtttcaaactctTCTGTCGTAGCagtgaagatggaatcatacatgatatactgaTGTATCAAGGTAACCCAACTTTTGAGAACCATCACATAAAGCTGTCAAATGAAGAAAATAAACTCCCAATGAGTTCCAGGATTGTTCTTGTACTTGCAGCATCTCTTGACCAAAGAAAAACATCAGCAGTCTATGCTGATaatttcttttcaagtctacctttggtcaaggtactgagagacaagtataactgcaggtacactggaacaatacgtgataatagatgtggtaagccacaaCTGATGCCTGTGAAAGAAATGCAAAAGAATAATGTGGCCAGGGGCTATTTTGATTTCCAAAGCAATGATCATATCCTTcttgtaagatggaaggacaacaaagttGTGACTCTAGTCACAAATGATGTCGGAGTTTATCCTTTGGGTCTTATTGAAAGATATGACAAGGCATCAAAGAAGAAAGACCACTTTGAGTGCCCAGgcatcatcaagaactacaaCGCAAACATGGGAGGTATCGACAAAAGTAACATGTTGGTCCATCTTTACAAAACGCCAATGAAATCAAAGCGTTGGTACATGCGGCTCTTTGCTTATGTTTTGGAtgttgctgttgtgaatgcatggcttctTTACTGTCGTGATTGTAGGTCACTAAACATGCCATGCACACCACTGAAGCTATTCAGGCTTGAGATCTCTGTCACTGCAAGATCCAAAGGACAAAAGGTCAACCGCACCAGCATGAGACGAAGTCGAGATTCACCCAGTACTTCTTTGGTTCACAGTAATGACGATTTGTCAAACGTGGAATACCCATCTGCATTTCAGTACCAACGTGCAGAAAGGCCAGATGACAGTGTGAGGCTGGATAAACAGCTAGGTCACTGGCCAGTGCTAGGTAAGCTGCTTTCATGCAAGTTTTGCAGCAAAaagaataatcatgtcacatcctcattttgctgtgccatatgtaaagtaaatctgtgcataaagaaggatagaaattgtttcatgaAGTTTCATTTGCAAAATTAGTGATGTGaaatgattgttctttctcagggaactcaggaatatttcatttgtaagttgcatcccattgcaatgtgtcattgttgataagtagttcctatttctatttttttactggttacaaattgttcagaaacaagttccatttatgttttttatattgtctacttgtataataaatttaaaaaatacttATTTCGTTTTTTTACAACCAATGCAACATTGCAACATTCAAAAATGGTATACCCCAAACGGGCAGGACCGAATACACTCGGTCTTCGAATATCTGCAATTGCGC
It encodes the following:
- the LOC138855289 gene encoding piggyBac transposable element-derived protein 3-like; translated protein: MSINKKLFYGESSKDTSKFVCVWDDTDSDQDSDDLDFLDSEDEFLPPDAEVSTDGEEEAGPPPKKQKLNKRKKRITMEEYPDEEVLQDDLASQVDTKWKNEDIHNDPLPKYEHKKPVEVRCAYDYFTDFFTQDMIDNITFQTNLYARQKDIHTTFQTDSEEMTRFIGILLYMGYTVQPSIEDYWRSASRTIQVAEVMGSKRFRLLRRTIHFNDNTQKKDNDRFYKIRPLYNGLTKACLKVPATPKQSVDEVMVAFKGKTAGNLRQNIKNKPDKWGFKLFCRSSEDGIIHDILMYQGNPTFENHHIKLSNEENKLPMSSRIVLVLAASLDQRKTSAVYADNFFSSLPLVKVLRDKYNCRYTGTIRDNRCGKPQLMPVKEMQKNNVARGYFDFQSNDHILLVRWKDNKVVTLVTNDVGVYPLGLIERYDKASKKKDHFECPGIIKNYNANMGGIDKSNMLVHLYKTPMKSKRWYMRLFAYVLDVAVVNAWLLYCRDCRSLNMPCTPLKLFRLEISVTARSKGQKVNRTSMRRSRDSPSTSLVHSNDDLSNVEYPSAFQYQRAERPDDSVRLDKQLGHWPVLGKLLSCKFCSKKNNHVTSSFCCAICKVNLCIKKDRNCFMKFHLQN